The sequence CAATGAGACAACGGCCATTACCGATGCTAAAAAATAAAACAAAAATCGTTTCATCTCAATTTGCCTCCTCTTTCAAGTGCCGTCATGAGTGATGGATTTCAGAAACTTGCCTAATTAACAGCGATCTGATCAATCACAAATCACGGTCACGTTGGTATTTTGAATAGACCGTTCTATTCACTTTATTCAATATACAGTACATATTTAAGTTTGTCAAGTAATTTTGAAAAATAATTTAGAAAAGCTAAATATTCTGGTGTTTTGAGATTAACTTGTTCACCGACACGCATATCCGGCATACTCTTAGGTTGAGAGGTGAGTGTGTGAAATGACAAGAAACGCGGAACCGGTGGAGATACTATCTGGGCTCTATTTGTTTGTTGATACTTGTAATGTGTATGTCATTAAAGAAGGTGATCGGGCCATTGCGATTGATTTCGGCAGCGGTAAGTGGATGGATTCCCTTGCAGATTTAGGTATTCACCATCTGGACCATGTGTTCCTCACCCACGATCACCCCGACCAATGCGAAGGGCTGCTCAATCGTCCTGAGTGGCCGTTTACTATCCATGCCGCCAGTGGTTACCTGCTTCCTCATGAAGTTGCGGACTTCCACTCGTTACCAACACTAGGCGTGGGGTGTCCTGCCAGTTATTCTGTACTCCCAAAAGGAATCCCCAACATTATCTATAATATGTACGAATTCTTCGACTTCTTTTGGGGCAAGAGGCGCATTTGCTTTATTGAAACACCCGGTCATGGACGGCATTCGGCTTCAGTGATATTGGAACACGCCGGCAAAGAGGTGGTTTTCTGTGGGGATGCAGCCTATGCCGATGCCAAGATATGGCAACCCTATCATCTCGAATGGGAGCACAGCCGGGGCATTGGGGCGATGGCCGCATGGCAGGGAGTAATGCATCTTCATGAACTCGGTATGGATATCCTGTGTCCCTCACATGGTCCAGTGATCGATAAACAACCGCGTCAGATGCTGCGCAGGCTTGCTAAACGCTTGATGGACTTCTTTATCGCCAAAGGTTGTATCTGTGCAGGTGAGAAGGATTATAATATTGAAACAGAGGCTGTCCTTCCAGGTGTCCGCCGTTACCTGCCGAGCCTCTATCAATACGGCGCAAATGGCTACCTGTTGGTCTCAAAGACAGGTGAAGGCTTGGTG comes from bacterium and encodes:
- a CDS encoding MBL fold metallo-hydrolase, coding for MTRNAEPVEILSGLYLFVDTCNVYVIKEGDRAIAIDFGSGKWMDSLADLGIHHLDHVFLTHDHPDQCEGLLNRPEWPFTIHAASGYLLPHEVADFHSLPTLGVGCPASYSVLPKGIPNIIYNMYEFFDFFWGKRRICFIETPGHGRHSASVILEHAGKEVVFCGDAAYADAKIWQPYHLEWEHSRGIGAMAAWQGVMHLHELGMDILCPSHGPVIDKQPRQMLRRLAKRLMDFFIAKGCICAGEKDYNIETEAVLPGVRRYLPSLYQYGANGYLLVSKTGEGLVVDPYMPDMEALEALLNHLGGIKPTAQLCSHYHIDHCDGIPYLRQKYGTKAYLHPWVAAPIKDIQNTFAPYLPNDSILPDTLWPEVGKWQWNEYEFDVAPMPGQTWWHCGFMTTINFQRVCFGGDSFQPTSRWNGTGGYCAYNNSRFDGFIYSANLLLDWNPDIMAMGHAAAYYFKPSHARAIIKWAKKAEQATRALCPTGDLEQDYYIVHGNSNLYKASLKDVLPK